The stretch of DNA TCATAAACCTATTTTGAAACTCTAATGCAGCAACTCCAGACGCTCCCATTCCAAACACATAAAGTTTTTTAGACTCTTCAATTGCTGTTATTGCTTTTTCTACATCTTCTTTGTTAATTAAAGCCTTAGTATTTTTTATAGTATCTAATATGTTGTATTCTATATTTTCAATATAGTCTTCTTTAGAGTGTTCTTCATCTATTTTAGATATTTCTCTTGCTATTTCTAATTTAAAATCAATAAATCCTTTAAATCCTATTTTTTTAACAAATCTTACTATAGTCGCTTCAGAAACATTGATTCTTTTAGTAATTTCATGTAAAGGCATAAAACAAATTGCATCTTTTTCTTTTATTATGTAATCTGCTACCTTAATTTCTTGCTTACTAAAAGAAGGATAAAATGATTCAATTAACGTTATATATTTCATATTATCTCTCCCACTAATACTTGTGGTGTTCTATGACCCGGTTTCATCTCGCCATTTATTAAATATACCTTATTATCTATTTTTATTAAATTAGAACCACAAGTTGCATTTAATATATTTCCATCTGATAATACTTTAAATGTATTATCTAAGGTATTATATAAATATATTTTTTTATTCCAATTAAATTTTTCTCTTTCTTTAGAGAAATAATCTATTTTAAATTCTATCTCACCTAATCTTTGAACTGCTTCATCGTAAATCTCTTTGTTGCAACCTCCAACAATAATGAAATTTTCTTCATCTAGTTTGCAAGAGGTTGCAGCAGTTAGGCAAGTAGGAGTGTCATACATTTTTTTCCACTCATTTATATTTATATCGTATATATATGAATCTAAACAACAAATATTTGAGGTACCGCCAAACAGATAAAGTTTCCCACCTGAAATGAAATTAACAGATTGTTCTCTAATTTCACCAATAAATTTAGCAAGTTTTTTTACTTCTAAGGAAATCAAATCTAATTCATATACATACTCATTTCCAAAATATATCTTATCTTTATATACTCCTCCAAAACCACCAATTATTTCAAATCCTAAATCTAATATTTCTTTTTCAATAATTGAAGTTCCTTCAAGAGAATATTCATATACTTTTGTATTACCAGCACCTGAAATTAAGTATATCTTATCTTCATAATTTACTACTATAGCTCTATCAGGGGTAATACTACCTTTTTGTTTAGAAACTAAATTAAATTCTAAATCATATAGGTACATATCATCATATAATTTTCTAGTTCCATGTGGTGGTGTTCCATTAGGAAAATTTGATCCACCATACAATAAAATGTATTTATTTATTTTAGAACATAGCATAGAAGTTAGTCCTAATTCATGCCCTATATTTTTCAAAAATTTAAATTCCATCTCTATCACCTAATACATTATACCTCGATTTTTCAAAAAAGCAAAAAAAAATGAAAAAAAATTTCACTTTTATTTTGTTAAAAAATCAAAAAACAATGTATTTACTATACTTTTAGAGAATAAAAAAATGAAAAAATTTTTTAAAAAGTATAAAAATATATTTCATTTAATAGTAAAATAAAAAATACTCGTGCCTCCACGAGTATTTTTCAACTATTATTTAGCATTTTTCATTTTTAAATATTCTTCTCTACCATAGTAAGATTTTAAGTAAATTTCTTTTAATTCAGAAATTAGTGGGTATCTTGGGTTAGCTGGTGTACATTGATCATCGAATGCATCTACTGATAATTCATCAACAGCTTCTAAGAAGTCTTTTTCAGGTATTCCCCAATCTCTTATTGTTTTAGGTATTCCAATTTTTTCTTTAAGATCTTCTACCCCTGCTACTAATGCTTCAACTTTTTCTTCTCTAGTTTGACCTGGTTTAGATAATCCTAAGAAGTCAGCAACTTTTGCATAACGGTTAACTGCATCTGGATATCTATATTGAGGGAATACTCCCATCTTAGTTGGTGCGTCTTCAGCATTGAATCTAATTACTTCTGAAATTACTAATGCATTAGCTATACCATGTGGTACGTGGAATTTTCCTCCTAATTTATGTGCTAATGAGTGGTTAATTCCTAAGAATGCATTTGCAAATGCCATACCTGCAATACATGATGCATTAGCCATTTTTTCTTTAGCTTTAACAGCTTTTGAACCTAAAGCAACTGATTCTGGTAAGTATTTCATAACTAATTTCATTGCTTCTAATGAATATGGTTTAGTATATTCAGTTGCAAGTACTGAAACGTATGATTCGATAGCGTGTGTAAATACGTCTATTCCTGATGCTACTGTTAATCCTTTAGGCATTGTTAACATTAATTCTGGGTCATTAATTGCCACATCTGGAGTTAACTCATAGTCAGCTAATGGATATTTAATTCCAGTTTCATCATCTGTAATTACTGAGAATGGAGTTACTTCTGATCCAGTTCCTGCTGATGTTGCAACAGCTACGAACTTAGCTTTGATACCCATTTTAGGGAATGCAAAGATTCTCTTACGTATATCCATAAATCTCATTGCTAAATCTTTAAATCTAATTTTTGGATATTCATATAATACCCACATAATTTTAGCAGCGTCCATTGCAGATCCTCCACCAAGTGCAATAATTACATCTGGTTGGTATTCTCTCATAGCTTCTGCTCCGGCAATAGTAGAACTTAATGTAGGATCAACACCAACATTAGAGAAAATTCTATAATCTATTCCTATTTTTTCTAATACTTTAGTTACATGGTTAGTGTATCCTAATTCTGCTAAAGTATTATCTGTTACTATAAATGCTTTTTTATGATTATCATCTTTTAATTCTTCTAAAGCTATAGGTAATGAACCATATTTAAAGTAGATTTTTTCTGGCACTTTGAACCATAACATATTTTCCCTTCTTTCTGCTACTGTCTTAACGTTTAATAAATGTTTAACTCCTACATTTTCTGAAACAGAGTTTCCTCCCCATGATCCACAACCAAGTGTTAATGATGGTTCTAATTTAAAGTTAAATACATCTCCTATTGCTCCAAGTGATGCTGGCATATTAACAAGAGTTCTTCCTGTTTTCATTTCTCTACCAAATCTATCAATTTTATCTACTTCTGCTTCGTTAATATAGATACATGAAGTATGTCCTAATCCTCCAAGTTCGATTAACGCTTTAGCTATAGTCATTTGTTCATCAAAGTTTTTAGCTTTATACATAGCTAAGATTGGTGATAATTTTTCATGAGCAAATGCTTCTTTGTCAGAATAATCTTTAACTTCACCAATTAATACTCTTATACTTTCAGGTACTTTTAATCCTGCCATAGTTGCAATAGTGTAAGCACTTTGTCCAACTATATCAGCATTTAAAGAACCTTCTTTAAACATTACATCTCTAACTTTTTGTATTTCGTCTTTTTTAAGAACATAAGCTCCTCTTGCAACGAATTCTTTTTTAATTTCATCATATCTTGATTCAGGTAATACTAACGCTTGTTCTGATGCACATATTACTCCATTATCAAATGTTTTAGATAATAAGATGTAGTTTGCAGTCATTTTAATATCTGCAGTTTCGTCTATAATTACTGGAGTGTTTCCTGCTCCAACCCCTATTGCTGGTGTTCCTGAAGAGTAAGCACTCTTAACCATTCCTGGTCCTCCTGTTGCTAATATTAAGTCAACATTTGCCATTAATTCTCTAGATAATTCCATACTTGGTTCGTCTATCCATGAAATTATATTATCTGGAGCACCATATTTTTTAGCAACTTCTAATGCTAATTTAGCTGCATAAATAGTTGAGT from Streptobacillus canis encodes:
- the adhE gene encoding bifunctional acetaldehyde-CoA/alcohol dehydrogenase produces the protein MVVKDIKSLKEMMKNVREAQEKYASFTQEQVDKIFRKVAQTINDQRIILATMAVEETGMGLIEDKVIKNHFASEYIYNKYKDEKTCGILEEDKSYGIKKIATPIGVIAGVIPTTNPTSTAVFKILLALKTRNAIIISPHPRAKNSTIYAAKLALEVAKKYGAPDNIISWIDEPSMELSRELMANVDLILATGGPGMVKSAYSSGTPAIGVGAGNTPVIIDETADIKMTANYILLSKTFDNGVICASEQALVLPESRYDEIKKEFVARGAYVLKKDEIQKVRDVMFKEGSLNADIVGQSAYTIATMAGLKVPESIRVLIGEVKDYSDKEAFAHEKLSPILAMYKAKNFDEQMTIAKALIELGGLGHTSCIYINEAEVDKIDRFGREMKTGRTLVNMPASLGAIGDVFNFKLEPSLTLGCGSWGGNSVSENVGVKHLLNVKTVAERRENMLWFKVPEKIYFKYGSLPIALEELKDDNHKKAFIVTDNTLAELGYTNHVTKVLEKIGIDYRIFSNVGVDPTLSSTIAGAEAMREYQPDVIIALGGGSAMDAAKIMWVLYEYPKIRFKDLAMRFMDIRKRIFAFPKMGIKAKFVAVATSAGTGSEVTPFSVITDDETGIKYPLADYELTPDVAINDPELMLTMPKGLTVASGIDVFTHAIESYVSVLATEYTKPYSLEAMKLVMKYLPESVALGSKAVKAKEKMANASCIAGMAFANAFLGINHSLAHKLGGKFHVPHGIANALVISEVIRFNAEDAPTKMGVFPQYRYPDAVNRYAKVADFLGLSKPGQTREEKVEALVAGVEDLKEKIGIPKTIRDWGIPEKDFLEAVDELSVDAFDDQCTPANPRYPLISELKEIYLKSYYGREEYLKMKNAK
- a CDS encoding MurR/RpiR family transcriptional regulator; this translates as MKYITLIESFYPSFSKQEIKVADYIIKEKDAICFMPLHEITKRINVSEATIVRFVKKIGFKGFIDFKLEIAREISKIDEEHSKEDYIENIEYNILDTIKNTKALINKEDVEKAITAIEESKKLYVFGMGASGVAALEFQNRFMRFGKIGHSVSDGHFQVMYASTTTDKDVIVVISLSGETIDLLYPLSIAKERGCKIIAITNYIVSPIAKMADIVILSSGKENLLDGGTLVSKISQLYIIDVLATGYALRNSKKAKLVRQGMAEAIANKNK